The sequence cgaagtaaattttctggagctgcagaagcccaactggcgcgctctcaattgcgttgaaaagtagacatcttgggctttccagcaatatataatagtccatactttgtctgagatttgatagcccaaactggcgttaaacgccagccagagacccttttctagagtaaaacgccagaactggcaccagaactggagttaaacgcccaaactggcacgcaagctggcgtttaactccaagaatggcctatgcacgtgaaagtttcaatgctcagcccaagcacacaccaagtgggccccggaagtggatttctgcactatctgcacttagttacttattttctgcaaaccatagtgactagtttagtataaataccactttttactattgtattaagggGGCTTATGCCATATTTCACATttgagaggctggccattcggccatgcctagacctatttctcttatgtattttctacggtagagtttctacacctcatagattaaggtgtggagctctgctgttcttcatgaattaaggcaagtactattgtttttctttcaattcacgcctacttcttctccaagatatactctcgtacttaattcagttaagtcagaatgaaggggtgacccgtgacaatcacccactatcttcgttactcgcttagccaagatccgcgtgcctgacaaccacaagcggtctacatgatgttccacgtagtcattggacgacagccggagtatattcccTTGGGTCTCTAATCCGCGATTCGCATCGTcactcctgacaatagagcatccgaatctgagattagaaccttcgtggtataggctagaaccattggcagcattcctgagatccaaaaattctaaaccttgtctgtggtattccgagtaggatctgggaagggatgactgtgaagagcttcaaacttgcgaatgttgggcgcagtaacagtgtgcaaaaagatagagagatcctattctgacgctagtgagaaccgacaaatgattagccgtgcggtagctgtacctggtatttttcatcagagacgagaaatccgacagttgattagccgtgcagagatcgtacctggtatttgttatccgagaggatcatacagcttgccatggaagggagcacgcatgattggaggAAGACaaaaggaaagcagaagttcagaagcaacaaagcaattccaaacgcttatctgaaattcccaccaatgaatcacataagtatctttattttattttatgttttatttatcttttaattatcaaaacttcataaccatttgaatccgcctgactaagatttacaagatgaccatagcttgcttcaagccgacaatcttcgtgggatcaacctttactcacgtaaggtattacttggacgacccagtacacttgctggttagttgtgcagagttgtaaaaagtgtgatcacaatttcgtgcaccagacaaCCGTACATGGCATGGTGTTGTCTTTTCTTCAGTTTTCTTCATACCTATCCATTTAAGTCAATAAAACAATAAGCAACAAAATTTGAGTTTAGCATAGTGGTGGTCAGCAACTGAAAAATAtagaaaagcaaaaataaaatttgctatatgttccTTATTTATGAATAACCAACTATGCCCCTTTGAAATTGAACAAAATAtcggtgaacaccaaacttgttttctgCCAAGTGATTCATATGAAACCCAATGAATGTCTGTCATAGTTAGTATATTTATTACAAGGAACATTTTATTTTCTCccttaataaaataaattcataAAATGATGCAAGATATGGTTTATCTCTTTCATGAATTTGAGTCTTTGAGCAAAAGTGATTTTcttgaaattcatagcatatgtagaacaccaaacttaatgtttggctatatacttcaatagaatgaatgagtatatatcctaAGATGGTTATATGATCAACATGCTTGAAAAGCCATTTTAggtgcctttaggcacaccaaacttaggaaccAGACATATGCTTCAAAACGATATGTGCATTTATCAAATTTACTCATGAGAGCTCAAATTTATGCTAGAAGAACcatcaattattaaaattaaaacaaaagcaaGAACATTAGATCATGGGCTGCTTCCCATGGAGTGCTCTTttactgtcactagcttgacattagttccttgttagggtggctgatgattatggtgtctcagcttgtcccctctcactgtgaTCCTTTTTTCCTGTGCTTTGGTGAACAATCTCTATGTGTTCCAGTGAGAGTATTTTGTTGACAGTGTAATAATCATTAGTTTGTGGGCATGTCTCTAACTGTTGGTAGATCAGTTTCACTTTCTCTCCTTTTGAGAACCCTTCAAttgggatttttttttgtttctccacccttttggaacctttttctttctcttctttcttttcttcggTGACCTTTCTTTCTTGGCAGCAGGCTTTATCTCAGGGGCTTTCTTCCTAGTGATCAAATTCTTAACCTCTTCCTACAGTCCCTTCTCAGCCTTCACATCTTCATTACCCGTTTGTTCTTCTCCTCTGTCTGTCTTTTGCTTCAAAGGTGAGTTGATGAGTGCCTCCTTGGGCTTTTCCTTCCAATTCAAGTCTTCCTCTTCAACTTGCATGCAGCCGTTCTCTCCATCAGGATGCTGCATCTCCTTAAAGACATTTAGAGTAATCTGCTAATCATGTGCCCTTAaagtcatttctcctttttccacatcaatgatggcccttgctgtggctaggaaaggccttcctaATATGATAGAATCACCTCCCTCTTCATCTAGATCCAAGATCATaaaatctgctggaaatatgAACTTACCCACCTTGACTAAGAGATTCTCAACCACTTCATTAGGGACTACCATTGATCTATCAGCAAGTTGCAAGGTCATCCTTATAAGTTTCACTTCTTCTATGGCCAACTTTCTCATCATAGATAAGGGCATCAGATTGATACTtgatcctaaatcacacaatgCCTTATCAATGGATATATTGCCAATGGTACTAGGCAGAAagaaactcccaggatctttgaaTTTAGGTAGGAGccctttttggatgattgcactgcattcttggGTTAAGAACACAGTCTCCTTTTTGTTCCaacttttcttcttattgatgagCTCCTTGAGGAATTTagcatacaggggcatttgctccAATACTTCAGCAAGTGGTATGttaatttccagcttcttgaaaacCTCGAGGAACTTGGGAAATTGTTGATCCTTGAGCTCTTTTTGCaatctttgagggtatggcagaGGAGGAGTGTAAGGCTTCGCATCCTTCCTTTGTTCTTGTGAATGTTCCTCCATAACTTGCTTTCCCTTATTTGAGGCTTGTGGCTCTTCATCCTTCTCCTTGAGTTCTCCttggttcttttcttcacttGCCACTTCCTTCTTACTACCAACCTTATCATTCTCCAAAGTTCTTCCACTCCTGAGTTGAATTGCTTTGTattcttctttaggatttggaatggtatcacttgggaaaGTGTTGGTTGGTCTTTCAGGCTGTTTGGACAATTGGCCTATTTGTCTTTCTAGGTTTCTCAATCAAACTTCATGATTCTTGTTAGCCAACTCTTGATGCTTCATTatcttctccatcatcatctccaaattggagattttttaggattcttggggtggttgtggcTGAGTGTGGGGTGAAGATGGTTGGTggaagttattttggttagttgaTGAGTTATGGGGTGGATAGAAGTTAGAATTGGGGTAGTTATTTTGTGGTTTTAtgtatggattttggttagtttgctgatgGTTCTGGTGGTTTGTGTTGCGGGAGTTATTTTGGTTGGAGTTCCTTTGCCATGAATTTTGGTTCTGGTTGTCTCCCCACCTTAGATTGGGATGGTTTCTCCAAGAGGAGTTGTAAATTTCTCCATGAAATTCATTTTGTCCAgcaccttggttgtgcatatagttAA is a genomic window of Arachis ipaensis cultivar K30076 chromosome B06, Araip1.1, whole genome shotgun sequence containing:
- the LOC107646973 gene encoding uncharacterized protein LOC107646973; the protein is MEMMAKRIDGLQVAAVNTTNQPPAGWGQNEEIYEEQQPEQVNYMHNQERQIGQLSKQPERPTNTFPSDTIPNPKEEYKAIQLRSGRTLENDKVGSKKEVASEEKNQGELKEKDEEPQASNKGKQVMEEHSQEQRKDAKPYTPPLPYPQRLQKELKDQQFPKFLEVFKKLEINIPLAEVLEQMPLYAKFLKELINKKKSWNKKETVFLTQECSAIIQKGLLPKFKDPGSFFLPSTIGNISIDKALCDLGSSINLMPLSMMRKLAIEEVKLIRMTLQLADRSMVVPNEVVENLLVKITLNVFKEMQHPDGENGCMQVEEEDLNWKEKPKEALINSPLKQKTDRGEEQTGNEDVKAEKGL